The sequence below is a genomic window from Entelurus aequoreus isolate RoL-2023_Sb linkage group LG15, RoL_Eaeq_v1.1, whole genome shotgun sequence.
agacgcTAAGTAAAGGCACATTATCTGCagataataattatttatttgaaaaaataaatattttttggaccaattaggtgaagttgcatactttcccacggcacaccagacaatatccaacggcactggttgaaaaacactgcccttgggcagtgttttttaaccactgtgccgcggcacactggtgtaccgtgagatattgtttggtgtgccgtgggaaattgtgTCATtgcacctaattgggttaaaaatactttttgcaaaccagttattgtctgtgctgtcaagagctcggcagagtaaccgtgcgatactcttccatatcagtaggtggcagcaggtagctaattgctttgtagatgtcgggaacacggtttgtcgtgatcacaatatgcgggaggcagcgtgcaggtaaaaaggttcaaccaaaaataaacaaagggcattgaagcttagggatggctatgcaaaaacgaaactaaaactggaatggctgcaaagtaaacaaaaatagaatgctggacgacagcaaagacttacagcatgtggagcagcaGACTGTACATGACAgtaaacaacaaaataggagcgcaagacaagaactaaaacactactcacaggaaaacgccaaaaaactccaaataagtgacagtactttgagacgagctatagtgatgcatgcttggttatggtttgaattcatatctaaCAATTGCAATAACTActctttactgtcaatatcggcaatatcagtttcatattttaatgttttctgctgttggtgtgcctctgcagtttttcaatggaaaaaaaatgtgcctggggtcAGAAAAGGGTTGAAAAACAGCGGCCTAGCGTAAGTGGGAGCGTGTGTAGAGTAGCTTTCGcgggttgaggggggggggggggggagtgtttGACGCGGCGAGGAAGGATGTGATTGCATGTCAGAGGTATTGCAGGAGGAGAAGTGGCTCAATAGCTGGAGTCGGAGGGGAGGAAGTTGAGTGGCTTCCTTAAAAGGTCTCTAAACGCGCTCGGTGAGTCACGGGGCTGGCTGGGATGACAATAAAGCGAGCTGGCGTAAACACGGCAATGATTGATTCGGTTTGTCTTTTGCCTCGGCGCCAAACGCAGACGAGCGCGAGGGAGAGAGCGTGCAGTACGCTCGCCGGCCGCTGACACAACATATATACGTATTTGAAATAGTGGTTGCATCACAGTCGGGGGGGATGACGTGGTTGTTTGGCGAGCGTCTAAACTTAAGCTCGTTTGGCCGCGCCGCATGGAGCGTTTCAGCACATGCATGATTGAAGAGGAcgccgtgccccccccccccccccccctctgcgcCACTCTGCGGGGCCGGTGTCATAATTCCTGTTTCCTCACCGCGCTTCCTGCTTGTCTTTTATCCAGACCTGCTTGGAGTTCGAGCGCTACCTGCAGAGCGAGCCCTACGTCTCCACCTCCGACCTGAAGTTCGACAGCCAGGAGGACCTCTGGAGCAAGTTGATCTTGGCCTGCGGGGAGAACGCCGACCCCAAGCTGCCCCCAGCGGCCCACGAGGAGGACAATCACGACAGCCCCATTTTCGACGCCAACAGCGTGAACTCGGACGCCAGCAGCGAAGCGTCGGACAGTTCCGAGGAGCTCTCGCCCACGCACAGCTTTACCTCCAACCCCCTCGGCTCGGCCTTGGTAGGCTCTGGACCTTTCAGCCCGTCCGTCATCAGCACCCCGCCGTCCTCGCCGGAGGCCACCTCGGAGTCTGGCGGCGTGGTGAGCGGCTGGGTGGGCTCGCACGGCGACTTGCACTTGCCGGCCAAAATcaggagcggcggcggcggcaacGGCGTGTCGAAGAGTTCGGAAAAGACGGGAATGCCTTGCGGGGACGTTTCTCCAGACGGCAGGAGGAGAATACACCGGTGTCAGTTCAACGGCTGTCGCAAGGTCTACACCAAGAGCTCCCACCTAAAAGCACACCAGCGCACTCATACAGGTGAGGCTTCTTCTCTGAGGAATGTCATGACACGGCCGAATACCTAAACCATGACCTCATCTGTGTGGAATGTGGCTGACTGGCCCAGTGAGGGACTAGAAGGGGGGGAGGGGCTGCACATGGGAGATTGAGTTTCACCACGGGAGCGGCTGAATGGGCTAGAGTGGGGCGGGTGTGTTATTGTGGGCTCCCGCCGCGTTTGATCGCTCACTTTTCAGAGGTTTACATTTAGAGACGTGAACTGACACGGGTGACTATGCACATCATCGCCGGAGGCATTCCGAGCATGTCGCAAACTGAAAGAAGGCGGCGGGTCACCCGACAGGTTCGGTGGAATTTGTGTCCGGGGCCGATGGTGAAAAGATGTGACACACGTTCATAGAACACGGCCTTTGTTAAATGTCTGCCTGTGGCCTTTGCAGGTGAGAAACCGTACAGGTGTTCATGGGAAGGCTGCGAGTGGCGTTTTGCACGGAGCGACGAGTTGACCAGACACTTCAGGAAGCACACCGGGGCCAAGCcattcaaatgcagtcactgCGACAGGTAAGCCCGCACACTGGATGAGCCTCTTTCTGCCAGGTCAAAGCCGCAAGATGCCACTTGATGCCGTTCTCCCACTTTTGGGGCCTTACACGTGAACAGGTGGCGATTTGAACTCTTCAGCGTATCCGCTGATCAGAAAGTCATTTCCAAGTTAAGATAAAACCTGGACAAACCACATGTCAACACATGCACCAGTTCTTAGGAGGTCAACTAAACCAGATCCAAGAAGACGACAAGAATAcacaccaggggccgtacttatcaagcttcttagaattactcctaagaagtctgctaagagttgacttaagagtaaataaattcttcgctgaaagctgcacttaaaagttagttatcaagcgtcttactcacactttcagcgaagtgtaggactgaatcttaagtgtcacactcagagctgaattatgacattactatgtgccgtaaacggaattttaggtgacgtcatttctgtgtccatagaaatgaccaatcacggaagggaatcccttgtctaagaataaagaaatatcttggaaatattgaagtggacaatgggagtgtatattttgacaataaactacaaaataatacaaaacaaactagtccccgccggcactcacgctaccgctccctctcttctctcgcccacacactcactgacgtcactcacctcacggccacacacatacgctactgtcataacattttctttacaattcattaattaggcaactaatttgaaactggtgtgggtggctctatatatactagcccactgcagacacatgcagaaatcaacaaggaatcgaaaagtattaaatctgtgacaaaaataatatccgctctgtctaaacgataccgtttgatcagctgctcgtcatcaaaaaaaaacaaaacattgttccgttccctgaacgttggcgcacgtctctctcgcctcagtgccatcccctgctggcaactcctaaccacttaagacacctctgaaggtctcttaaatatcgtggagagtaggagtgattcttagacttaagaacgttgataaaaagcttttattcttaagtttgagagtaggactaaatttcgcaaattctcaggacttaagtgtaaaatggcactctaagaagcttgataagtacggcccctggtgtgtttggatgttttgtgttttagggctgcagctatctttTCTTTTAGTCTCTGAGGGGTCTATCGATTAGTTGGagcggcgtggctcagatggcaGAGCGGCCG
It includes:
- the LOC133629696 gene encoding Krueppel-like factor 6, whose translation is MDVLPMCSIFQELQIVHDTGYFSALPSLEEYWQQTCLEFERYLQSEPYVSTSDLKFDSQEDLWSKLILACGENADPKLPPAAHEEDNHDSPIFDANSVNSDASSEASDSSEELSPTHSFTSNPLGSALVGSGPFSPSVISTPPSSPEATSESGGVVSGWVGSHGDLHLPAKIRSGGGGNGVSKSSEKTGMPCGDVSPDGRRRIHRCQFNGCRKVYTKSSHLKAHQRTHTGEKPYRCSWEGCEWRFARSDELTRHFRKHTGAKPFKCSHCDRCFSRSDHLALHMKRHI